TGCACACTGCAGCTCCACAAGTGACTTGTGGATGTGTCAagaaattgcacatttttgtacatttttcatgatgttgACATGTAAATTATTTGAGCAATTGATTAATTTTAGTGTGCTGTGATTCTTCACTGGGTATATAGCAATGTGCAACATTTCAGTGTAAAAGCATTGTTTGTGagacattttaattaacatGTAGTCCGCTGATAGGTGTACAGGCAGGAACTTTGAagcaattttctgtttttttgctgacatgTTATGATCGTTTCATTAATGATGTGTGCACCATGTTGATGTTTAACAGCTAGCTTTTAATGATTCTTTTACTTTGACTATGCATGAAAAACTCCTTGTTTTGAAGTACTGCATCAGCATCTAAACCTACAGTAGTAGTAGATTAAATTCTCCTTTTTCTGGATCCTTTTCTCTGCAGGCTTGAGATGTCCTCATGGCATCACCTGCCGCTCTTTTCACACCAGCAGCAGGTCGGCAAACAAGCAGGACTTCTATGAAGTCTTGGGTGTCTCTCGCACCGCGACACAGAAAGACATCAAGAAGGCGTACTACCAGGTCAGAGAAACACTTCGCTTTTGCAATCTGTTGTTGTACACTTTACTTCAGTTTCTTTATAGGGTCTTATTACAAACAGTAAAGAGAGTTGGTACAACATGGGATGTGAGAATATCTGCAGAGCTGCGATGCTTGATTGTCAGGAAATCTTTAGGAAGAGGTTTGAATCTGATGCTTTTTCATTCTCAGACctaatttttcatatttctttgtgtttctcgCCAGTTGGCGAAGAAATACCATCCAGACACCAACCCAGATGACCCAGAGGCCAAAGAGAAGTTTGCCAAGCTGGCTGAAGCCTATGAGGTACAAAAACCAAGCACATAAAAGTGTCAGATAATTTAATTCCATTTCCAGTGATGTAAAAATTCAGGAGAATTAGTCATTAATGACGAGCGGTATcaaattcagttgtttttgtgcgaAGGTGCTGAGTGACGAGGTGAAGAGGAAGCAGTATGACACATACGGAGCGGCGGGCTTTGACCCGAGCCGTGCTGGGGCAGCAGGCCAGCAGTACTACAGGGCCGGGGGGAGCAATATAAACCCCGAGGAGCTCTTCAGGAAGATCTTTGGAGAGTTTACAGGAGGAATGGGCTTCGGAGACATTCACAACATGTTTGAACAAAGACCCGAGGTCAGGACTCCCATCATGTAGCATGAACATGTTTTGATACCTGACATTGTTCTGCTTTTTTATATtgctatttaaacctttttgtcattatttaagTTGAGAAATAGTTAAATATACATGCTTTAAATGTAACAGATAATCTATGTGTGAAAATCCTCGGTTTCATTGTAATGAAGTACATCAattctttttgtctttccagTTTGTGATGGAGCTTACGTTTTCAGAGGCAGCGAAGGGTGCGAATAAGGAGCTGACTGTGAACATTGACGACACCTGCCCGAGGTGTGACGGCAAAGGCAACGAGCCGGGCACCAAAGTGTCTCACTGTCAATATTGCAACGGCACCGGCATGGTGAGTTTCACGCTGAAAGCTGGTAGCAGGGTAGTTAACCAGACCCTTTCACTTCAGGTTCTAACATTTCTATCATTTGGTTTTAAGGATTTCACCACACAGCTTCACTGTGCTGTAATTCAGCCACTGACTCAGTACTTCTAACCACACACTCTAGTTTTAATATACGCAGCAGTCTGAGACGGCTTCATGCAGGCTCGCacctcagctgtgtgtcacGATGGTAACCACGACCTCAAGTTTTTACGCTTTaagtctacttttttttttttttttttaacaatacaagcgtaaaacacaaaattgatgCTCAATAAAACGCTACTACTTTACTACATCAGTGCAGTTTACAGTGCTTCCTCTGAGACGCACGCGATGCCCTGGAGACTGACTGAAAGGCTGCAGGTTGTAGGGACGAGATTtgaagaggagaggggaaaag
Above is a window of Plectropomus leopardus isolate mb unplaced genomic scaffold, YSFRI_Pleo_2.0 unplaced_scaffold19893, whole genome shotgun sequence DNA encoding:
- the LOC121965409 gene encoding dnaJ homolog subfamily A member 3, mitochondrial-like — translated: IKFSFFWILFSAGLRCPHGITCRSFHTSSRSANKQDFYEVLGVSRTATQKDIKKAYYQLAKKYHPDTNPDDPEAKEKFAKLAEAYEVLSDEVKRKQYDTYGAAGFDPSRAGAAGQQYYRAGGSNINPEELFRKIFGEFTGGMGFGDIHNMFEQRPEFVMELTFSEAAKGANKELTVNIDDTCPRCDGKGNEPGTKVSHCQYCNGTGM